The sequence AATCAGGGGTTTATCCAGTTGCTGAGGTATCTCCTGTGTACGAGCCGTGTAGGCTTTGCCTTTCTCATCTACCAGGGTCACCTTTCCATCTGATCCTACCTGAATGTCAGCAATGGCAATATTATCATAAAGCGCTATCTTATCGGAAAACTCGTAGTCTGCATACTTTTCCTGGTTTTCTTCCTGCTGTTTGGAAAGCGTTCTGGCCGAATCTCTGGCTGCCTGGTTGGCTAGGGTCTGATCTACCCACTCTTCAATCGGCATAGTCAGAAAGTAGATCGTTCCTCTGGTAACCTCACGGTTTTCATTCACATACACATTCTCAAACTTTACCCCAAAGCTGGCTCCTGCCAGAAACCCAACCGCTACCCTGCCCTCTCCACTGTAATATCCATCCTGACCATTGGCCTGTCTCACTTCCGTTAGGGTGATGTCCAGACTGCGGGCAGTGATTGATTCATTGACAAGCAGATTACGCAGCGGTTCTCCCAGTTGCTGAGCGGTCTGACTGGTCGAATCACCACACTGCACTGCTACTCTCTCTGGGGTTTTAAAAGTGGTAATGGCTGAGTACGGACCCATAAAGCCCTCTTTTTTTCCCTGAATACGGGCTTCGTATTCAGTATTGGCGGCCAGATCAAATACTTTTACATAGGCAGAATCTTTCTCCTCAATGCGGTTCCATTCATAGCCGTCTCCTTTCTTTTTATATTCGATCCGGTAGGAATCAAACTGAGCTGCATCCTGAGTCCAGCTCATCTGTGCCCGTCGATAGGTCTGGGCTTCTACTCGAAAGTTTTGTACCTGTCCCAGGGTAAAGGTGGCTTTGTTGCCTCCATACAAAAACGAACACACTTCACTGTATCCGTTGTTGCGAAAGGCATCTTTGCCCTCCTTGTCGATAGCCCGTACCCGCCAGACATACTCCATTGAATCAATCAGCATGGGTTCACTCAGCCCATAGACGAGTTGGGTAAAGTCGGTTCGGGTGGCAAAGATGGGAGTTGAAGTCTGGACTACATTGTTTATATTTCGCCCTTTGATACGGTTTTCATACAGCGAAAACTCATACTCAGTGTTGGCTGCCGAAGTGGGTGAAGCTGTATTGCGGGGCAACCACGAAAAGATAATCTGCTGGGGATCGCGGGCAGTGACCCTACTTCCACAGGCAGGTGTATTGATGAGCGGGGGTTCATTTTTGGAAAGAAAATACATGGCACAGCCAGCATTGGATACAGCCACATCCTGACGGCGGTAATCATAAGCTGTAAAGCAGAAGGTATAACTTCCTTCCGGCAGTGTCTTTGTTTTCTCATACTGATTCCGGTCCATCCCGATAAAGGTCAGGTTTCGGCTGTCGACATAAGCTGCCAGGTCGGCTCCTGACAGAATGGTTGGTGTGCCCGGCTCCAGGGTGATGGGCGGTGGCTGAAAGGAAGGCGCAGTCTGCAAAATCGTTTTGCCGTTGAGCTCTACCCGTAGCACCAGCCGAACCTGATATTCAGGCCGGGACAGATCACGCTGTAATACAATGACCCGGATTTTTTCATTGCCCTCACTGGCATAATCAGCCAGATTAAGCGAATAAGGAGGTATCAGCTGGGTTGTCAGCTGCAACGGCTGAATCTGCTGGCCTACTGCCGGAAAAGTCAGCAGGCTACAGACCAGCACCAGATACAGATACCTTATTTTTGTTTGTACTACATTCGCTTTCATGCGCTTGATATATCTCATGCAATATTCTTCTGTCAGAAGCTATAGGTATAGCTCGAGTTAATGGTCCATTCCGTATATTTTTTGGAAGCTGTGGTATTGCTTGTTCCGGTGTCTGTTCCGGCAAACTTCTGCATCCGGTTTATACCCAGCATAGCATTGTGTCGTCCGGCCTGCTTTTCCCCTCCTGCTTTTTTAGGACTATAACTTAGGCTTAGCCGGTTGTTCCAGACAGGTCCGGAAGAAGCACCATTGGCAGTGGTTTTGTTAAAGGAACTAGCCAGTGAACTACGCAAAGTTTTAGCCAGCAGACCTTTGGTAACGCTCAGGGTAGGTCCCCAGTAGAGACTGTTTACGGTGCTGGCATTGCTCAGGTAGTAGTTAAACGCTGTCGCCAGTGTCAGACTTTTGGGTGCCAGCGAATAGCTGTAGGCCACATTGCCTGTATAAAAGTCTGAAAGGTCATTGCCTTCTGCATACCCGGCATGGGTATTAGCCCGCTGATAGGACCCCATCAGCATAATGGACTGACGCTGGTTTTTGTCGCCAAACGAATAGGTGGCTGTACCACTGGACGTCTGAGTTACCTGATAATAGTTAAGGGTGTCAAGTGTATTCTTATAATACGGATCTAGCTGAGGCCGCATATTGGTGTAACTCGAAAAGTTGGAGTAGTTTCCGGCAAAGTTCCAGTTCTCGTTAGGGGCATAGGTGGCATTCAAAGCTCCTACTACCCGTTTGGTGGTGGCATTGCGGGTTTTGTCGAGATTGTTTTGCTGCAAACCGACATTGGCCGATAGGGTAAGTTTGTTCTGAAATAACTGCACGGCTGGCACAATGGTGATATTGCGCATATCGTTGTTGAAGTAATAAGCCCCTAATGTGGTATACTCAGGTGCAATGCGTTCGTACTTAACCTGCAGCTTATACCAGCTTCCCTGATACCCTACACTTCCGTTAAATGCATCATAATACCGCTGGGTAGAGTTCTGAGGCAATAGTCCCTGAATCAGGTTATGATTGGCAATTGCAACGGTGTCTATGGATTCTTTGTTTTTACGAATGTCTGTGTTCAATGCCGACAAGCCGTATTCTCCTTCGATAAACAAGGCAGAGGTAACTTTCACGTGGCCTCCCAGGCTCACAGCTATATTCTGCTGAGGGGTAATCTGACTCTCCGGCAATACAAAAGGCAGGGAGTTTATATCATCTTTCGCCTGGAACAGGCTGACTGTAACAGTGTTGCCGTTGTTGTCGTAGCCTACTTTGAATCCATACCCCATCCGTTTGTAGGAGGCTTCGGTATATTGTGTAGAATCCTGAAGATTATAGGATACAGCCTTTTTCAAACGGCCATACATGGCAGCAATCTTCCATTTGTCGGGAGTCACCTCTACACCTCCACCCAAGAAGGTATAGCCTGCCAGGGTATAAGGCGAAAAGGTCATGGAACTATACCCGATATAGGTTTTCACCCATTTGTACTGAGGGGCAAAGCTGAACTGGTTAAAGGGCTGGGTGAAATTGCCACCAGCATTGCTATAACTAAACGAAAGCGGCGCATTGTACCCAAACAAGTTCACATTGAGATTGCCGGACAAAAACCAGTTAAACGGATCACGACGGGCTTCGATGCTTTTGGCCGCATATCCGACAGCATTCAAATTCACAGAACCCGAAAGTTTGGCTCCTTTCTTGACGCCAATCTCTTCCAGGTTCTGTGCATTTATGACAAATGGAACAAAAAGCAGATATAGAATAAAGGGTATATAAAGGTGTTTCATCTACAATCGAAAATCAATAGTCAATCATTCACAGCCAGGCTTAGTGGTTTATAGAGAGTCGTATTTCACGGGCGTCATTGTCAGTAATGATTCTGACTATATACAACCCCGAAGGCACGTTTAGGGAAATGGATTCTGAAAGCTGAGAAGTACGATCCCATTTTTTCCGAAATTTTTCATTGCCCAGCAAATCGGTAATTGCCAGCATGATCTGTTGTTTTTTGATCAGTTCAGCACTAACGACAAACTGTCCGTCATTCGGATTGGGACTCACACTGAATTCTTTGATGATGTTGTAATCGGGAATCGGGACCGGATTTTGATTGGGGTCATAAGGAGCAATCACCAGTGTTCGGCTGATGGTATAGGCACAACCACCAAAGTAACCTGTCATCGAAACGGCATAACTGCCCTCTGAAGCAAATCGTATGGATGGAGAAAACATAGAGGTATCAATCCAATCGGCCATTGCACCAAAATCCCAGTGTACAGAATCCGGTTTGGGCAAGCTGATATCTTCCAGATACAACGTATCCAGTGCCTGCTGACTACTGGCTACGATAAAATCTACCACTGACTGATCGTTACGCAAGTTTACCACCGCTGTTCCACTCACACTACAGCCCTGGCTATCTTGTACTACCAGTTGATAGGTTCCTACTCCTACTGTCGAAAAAGAAGGATCTGACTGATAACTCACTCCATTATCTACTGAATACAGATAAGGTGGTGTTCCTCCACTGGCTTTTATCTCAATCAACCCTGTTGTTTGTCCATAACAAACAGGTGTAGTTTTTGCTGACAGACTCACTGATGCGACAGGCTCACTCAAAGTAGCCGATAGATTGATGCTACAACCGACTGCATCTACAATTTTTACAGAATAGGTACCAGCCGAAAGACCACTTACTGTTTCACTGTTGCTACTCATGCCACTCCACTGATAGCTGTAGGGAGCTACTCCTCCTGAGACAGAAAGAGAAATCAATCCGTCCTGACCTGATTTACAGCGGATGTTTTCTGTATATACATTGGCGACAATCGGTGCATATAAACTACTGATGCTTTCATTCAGACTAATACTACAGCCATTCTGATCCCGAACAGTGATCTGATAACTTCCCGCTGCCAGAGAAGAGAACGTAGGGGAACTCTGATAGCTGCCTCCATTGAGACTATAACTATAGGGTCCTACTCCTCCTGTTGCCTTTACTGTAAGACTGCCTGTAGCATCGCCTGCACAGATTACATTCTGCTTGCTCTCTAACTGAACACTTAGTTTCTCGCTGGTCTGGGTAAATACAACGGATTTGGTAACTATACATCCTCTACCATCTTTCACAGAGAAAATATGGGTGCCAGCAGTAATCCCTTCAATCAAAATTGCACTCTGGTATGTTCCTCCATCGATAGCATACTGATATCCATTGTAACTGGCTCCGTTTCCACCTGTAGCTGCAAAGGTGAGTGTACCGTTATTGCCTCCAAAACAGGAAATATTGTATCCATTGTAATCAGATACTGTATAACTAAAATCCAGTGCAGAAGCTGGAGCCGTAATAGAGAAACTGGAAGGATGAACGGTTATACAGCCACGTGCATCACGTACCCGAACCTGATAACTACCAATAGCAAGAGGTGTATTTTTATCAAATGCTGTCCAGGCGCCATTGTTCAGAGAGTACTCAAAGGTATAGGGTAATGTCCCACCTGTGGCGGTCATGTCTATAAAACCGTTATCTCCCAAACAAACAATGTCCTTCCGGCTTACAGTGGTCAGTTGAAGTAAGGCAGGCTCTGCAATACTGATGAGTGAACTAACTGTTTCACAATTGTGGCTATCCACTACCCGTAACTGATAGTTACCCTTATCCAGATTATTCACAGTCAATCCTGTCAGTGAAATCCAGCTGGCATCTGTGTCTCTCTTATAATATAAGGTATAGGGGGCAGTTCCTCCACTTAGAGTAGCTGTTATCTTTCCATCTCCCATTCCATAACAGGTAATGTCTGTCTTGCTGGAAGTGATTGCCAGAGGATTAGGTTGAGTAATGACAATAGTGGATGGATAGGTATAATTGTCCGAACAACCCGCAATCAGTCGGGTAACTATCAACTGATAAGTACCGGTAACTAAACCTGTCAGAGTTGTGTTACTGCTTTGAACGACCACAGCCCCATCTGCAACCCGTTTGAGGGTATACTGGTATTGTCCATTACCGCCCATCCCAGTTAAGGTAATACTACCAGTACTCCCTCCTGGGCAATCTACATTTTGGGTTGATAAAGTTGGAATGGGTATAGCAGCAGGTGCATTGATAGTAATAGGCTTATCGTCTCCACTACACCAAGTAGAGGCGGTACTCTCTTTTATACGAACAGAATAGTCATTCCCTGCAGCTAGTCCTGTAAATGTATAACTGGTGGCAGAAGTACCATACTTGCTATCTAGTAATACGCCAGCTTTTCGTATTTCATAATCATAACTACCCGAAACAGGCATATCAAATGTCCCATTAGACACACTGATGCCTGCCTGTACTTTCCCATCACCTGGCGAATTACACAAAGCAGCTATGCTTGTCAGACCAACCGTGATACGAGCCGGCTGTTTGATTACTACCGTTTGAGTAGCAGGTGACTGGTTACAGGCATCACTCACACTCACTACATAACTTCCTACCGGTAAATTACTGAAACTAACTCCACTACCTACCGTATTTACACTTTGGGTACGAATATCACTTCCATTCTGTATCCTATAGACAATCGGCACTCTGCCGCCTGTAGAATTAACATTAATACTCCCATCTGAGCCAGTATAACAACTCGCATTCACCCCACTTACTGTACCCAGACTCAGTACAGGGGTTTCGGGTATCTCTACATTATAGGTCTGACTACATACGCCATAAGTACTTCCTGGATTGGCCAGCCACAAAGTATACTTGCCAGCAGCAATACCGGAAATAGTAAAACTGCTGCCCGATGTTGTTCCAGAAGGCCCCTGAAGACAATCTTCTTTTTCTGGATGACAGGTAGTGGTATTACCAAATCCATCTCTTAACACATACAGATAAGAACCGAATCCACTTACATTCTGAATGCTAATACCTCCATTGGCTATACCTGGACATGCAGGTAAAACACTAATATCTGTAGCAGGGTTGGCAATTTCCGGCGGTAAAGGAGACAAAGGCAAAGACACTATCACCTGAGAAAAAAGACCTCCTTCTACTGCGCCTTTGGCCTTTACTCTAAACCGAATATCCTGATTGGCAGCCTTCCCTTTCATCCAGTTGAATATATCTGGTACATCTTTGTACTGAACATTGGTTATCTGACTAGTT is a genomic window of Xanthocytophaga agilis containing:
- a CDS encoding T9SS type A sorting domain-containing protein, with the translated sequence MSRFYSCILLMFFVKISCIYSQVTPKAGYDYPTYSKIIVTGLSSSLPGPNTRFNFEMSSGNTLPNPEYGFGLSFFTYYGNGPGNVSFSNPSASQNSISVTNKSIFLRYSSAFTSSGGQIVQNCVVVVGQVSLPSISLGSYSFIGGANYYNHNLSGCSYGSYAFGADVSIMLQVPKPVILNQDSGTNYCYDTPIRLKADIDWLNLSGLTYQWEYNIPGRNNTWYTFPATSQITNVQYKDVPDIFNWMKGKAANQDIRFRVKAKGAVEGGLFSQVIVSLPLSPLPPEIANPATDISVLPACPGIANGGISIQNVSGFGSYLYVLRDGFGNTTTCHPEKEDCLQGPSGTTSGSSFTISGIAAGKYTLWLANPGSTYGVCSQTYNVEIPETPVLSLGTVSGVNASCYTGSDGSINVNSTGGRVPIVYRIQNGSDIRTQSVNTVGSGVSFSNLPVGSYVVSVSDACNQSPATQTVVIKQPARITVGLTSIAALCNSPGDGKVQAGISVSNGTFDMPVSGSYDYEIRKAGVLLDSKYGTSATSYTFTGLAAGNDYSVRIKESTASTWCSGDDKPITINAPAAIPIPTLSTQNVDCPGGSTGSITLTGMGGNGQYQYTLKRVADGAVVVQSSNTTLTGLVTGTYQLIVTRLIAGCSDNYTYPSTIVITQPNPLAITSSKTDITCYGMGDGKITATLSGGTAPYTLYYKRDTDASWISLTGLTVNNLDKGNYQLRVVDSHNCETVSSLISIAEPALLQLTTVSRKDIVCLGDNGFIDMTATGGTLPYTFEYSLNNGAWTAFDKNTPLAIGSYQVRVRDARGCITVHPSSFSITAPASALDFSYTVSDYNGYNISCFGGNNGTLTFAATGGNGASYNGYQYAIDGGTYQSAILIEGITAGTHIFSVKDGRGCIVTKSVVFTQTSEKLSVQLESKQNVICAGDATGSLTVKATGGVGPYSYSLNGGSYQSSPTFSSLAAGSYQITVRDQNGCSISLNESISSLYAPIVANVYTENIRCKSGQDGLISLSVSGGVAPYSYQWSGMSSNSETVSGLSAGTYSVKIVDAVGCSINLSATLSEPVASVSLSAKTTPVCYGQTTGLIEIKASGGTPPYLYSVDNGVSYQSDPSFSTVGVGTYQLVVQDSQGCSVSGTAVVNLRNDQSVVDFIVASSQQALDTLYLEDISLPKPDSVHWDFGAMADWIDTSMFSPSIRFASEGSYAVSMTGYFGGCAYTISRTLVIAPYDPNQNPVPIPDYNIIKEFSVSPNPNDGQFVVSAELIKKQQIMLAITDLLGNEKFRKKWDRTSQLSESISLNVPSGLYIVRIITDNDAREIRLSINH
- a CDS encoding fibronectin type III domain-containing protein, whose product is MRYIKRMKANVVQTKIRYLYLVLVCSLLTFPAVGQQIQPLQLTTQLIPPYSLNLADYASEGNEKIRVIVLQRDLSRPEYQVRLVLRVELNGKTILQTAPSFQPPPITLEPGTPTILSGADLAAYVDSRNLTFIGMDRNQYEKTKTLPEGSYTFCFTAYDYRRQDVAVSNAGCAMYFLSKNEPPLINTPACGSRVTARDPQQIIFSWLPRNTASPTSAANTEYEFSLYENRIKGRNINNVVQTSTPIFATRTDFTQLVYGLSEPMLIDSMEYVWRVRAIDKEGKDAFRNNGYSEVCSFLYGGNKATFTLGQVQNFRVEAQTYRRAQMSWTQDAAQFDSYRIEYKKKGDGYEWNRIEEKDSAYVKVFDLAANTEYEARIQGKKEGFMGPYSAITTFKTPERVAVQCGDSTSQTAQQLGEPLRNLLVNESITARSLDITLTEVRQANGQDGYYSGEGRVAVGFLAGASFGVKFENVYVNENREVTRGTIYFLTMPIEEWVDQTLANQAARDSARTLSKQQEENQEKYADYEFSDKIALYDNIAIADIQVGSDGKVTLVDEKGKAYTARTQEIPQQLDKPLIVEDKNGDQWIVESGKDPVKVPGGGLPEIDVTGVSNAVASVVLKALKELKQEASAKKDSITTSYVSLSEKAISTQEVLTDVDTASLSQKYFFAGESQNTISTDNTEDESIVNAGKLAKASIAYFYTKVIYGFADKVYDTRKKCKELALLVTENSETLADTLKKLQDDGTSEEKQIQIAKQQIQKNINQYIYSYWNSFSK